From the genome of Spirosomataceae bacterium TFI 002, one region includes:
- a CDS encoding Planctomycete cytochrome C, which yields MNKKTSFVLLGVCLLGFAYFVTSCGKKATIDFSSQVKPILNKKCIACHGGVKKQGGFSVLFQEEALAIGKSGKHGIVPGDASASEMIRRLTLDDPEERMPYESEPLSQEEIDILTKWVDEGAQWGEHWAYVPVEEQEVPDTEGATEIDKFITVKAAEKGLSFSPEADPLTLARRVSLDIIGFPAPDSLRAAFEKNPNDQNYEKLVDNLLASPHFGEKWTTMWLDLARYADTKGYERDDARSIWKYRDWLIESFNADKPYDQFLTEQLAGDLLPNPTENQYIATAFHRNSMTNDEGGTDNEEFRTAAVIDRVNTTWETLMGTTFACVQCHSHPYDPFKHEDYYKFMAFFNNTRDEDTFADYPLYRHYNEEDKEKLKELSDWIAVNASKQEAEEVATFLTTLQPSYNSLTCDKFNNAELADTKWLAMRKNGTARLRNVDLIDKTRLIFPIRVFMNKGYLRIKKDSLNGEEIATIKLSNYPDDRGWKRYEVAVKPQKEKHDIYFVYDNPAMENPLASGVMLDWFYFGKDFPAKENPSARTKQKEFWELVNSSTSTTPIMMENPSTFKRTTNVFERGNWLSKGEEVNAGTPGSLNNFPDNAPNNRLGLAKWMTDKKNPLVSRTMVNRVWEQIFGLGLVETLEDMGTQGAKPTHKELLDFLSYEFMTKDKWSMKALIKKVVMSQAYRQSSKVNPEQLEIDPANEFLARGPRVRLSGEQIRDQALASCGALSTTMYGKPVMPFQPEGIWNSPYDGKKWVIDSTENQYRRAVYIYWKRTSPYPSMITFDGAGREICSSRRIRTNTPLQALATLNDSVYVDLSRIMARKTLLANKNEVKSAIADAYQRVLFRPISKEKLEILYGLYVDLEKDFRQKPKSAKALVIENIDGLEISSYAAMTLVANSIFNLDEVITKT from the coding sequence ATGAATAAAAAAACTAGCTTCGTATTACTTGGAGTTTGTCTGCTTGGCTTCGCTTATTTTGTTACTTCATGTGGCAAAAAAGCAACTATTGACTTCAGCAGTCAAGTAAAGCCAATCCTCAATAAAAAATGTATTGCTTGTCATGGCGGAGTAAAAAAACAAGGTGGATTTTCCGTACTTTTTCAAGAAGAAGCACTTGCTATAGGAAAATCTGGAAAGCATGGGATCGTACCAGGTGATGCAAGTGCAAGTGAAATGATAAGAAGGCTGACTTTGGATGATCCAGAGGAGAGAATGCCGTACGAGTCGGAGCCGCTAAGTCAAGAAGAAATTGATATTCTCACTAAGTGGGTAGACGAGGGTGCACAGTGGGGTGAGCACTGGGCTTATGTTCCAGTGGAAGAACAAGAAGTTCCCGATACGGAAGGTGCAACAGAAATAGATAAATTTATAACAGTAAAGGCCGCAGAAAAAGGTCTTTCTTTTTCTCCAGAAGCTGACCCACTTACTTTGGCTAGGCGTGTAAGTTTAGATATCATTGGTTTTCCTGCACCAGACAGCCTGAGAGCTGCATTCGAAAAGAATCCGAATGATCAAAACTATGAGAAATTGGTTGACAACCTTTTGGCTTCCCCTCATTTTGGCGAAAAATGGACAACTATGTGGCTAGATCTCGCTAGGTATGCAGATACCAAAGGTTACGAAAGAGATGATGCGAGAAGTATTTGGAAATACAGAGATTGGCTAATAGAATCTTTTAACGCTGATAAGCCTTACGACCAATTCTTAACAGAGCAACTTGCAGGAGATTTATTGCCCAACCCAACTGAAAACCAATATATCGCTACTGCATTTCATCGCAATAGCATGACCAATGATGAAGGCGGTACTGATAATGAAGAGTTCAGGACAGCAGCTGTAATAGATAGGGTAAATACTACTTGGGAAACATTAATGGGGACAACATTTGCATGCGTGCAATGTCATAGCCATCCTTATGATCCTTTTAAACATGAGGATTATTACAAGTTCATGGCGTTTTTTAACAATACACGTGACGAGGATACTTTTGCAGATTACCCCTTGTATCGTCACTATAATGAAGAAGATAAAGAAAAGCTAAAAGAACTGTCCGATTGGATTGCAGTAAATGCAAGCAAACAAGAAGCAGAAGAGGTTGCCACATTTTTAACAACTTTACAACCCTCTTACAATTCATTAACCTGCGATAAGTTTAACAATGCAGAGCTAGCAGATACAAAGTGGCTTGCCATGCGAAAAAATGGTACTGCTAGGCTAAGAAATGTAGACTTGATTGATAAGACAAGGCTTATTTTTCCTATTCGAGTTTTCATGAATAAAGGGTACCTGAGAATCAAAAAAGACAGCCTGAACGGAGAAGAAATAGCAACAATAAAACTTAGTAACTATCCAGATGACAGAGGGTGGAAAAGGTATGAGGTGGCAGTGAAGCCTCAAAAAGAAAAGCACGACATTTATTTTGTTTACGATAACCCCGCAATGGAAAACCCACTTGCAAGTGGAGTAATGCTTGATTGGTTTTATTTCGGTAAAGACTTTCCTGCAAAAGAAAATCCTAGTGCCAGAACAAAACAAAAGGAGTTTTGGGAATTGGTGAATAGCTCCACAAGTACAACACCAATAATGATGGAGAACCCATCTACCTTCAAGCGTACGACTAACGTTTTTGAAAGAGGAAATTGGCTTTCAAAAGGAGAGGAGGTAAATGCCGGAACGCCAGGGTCTTTGAATAATTTTCCAGATAACGCTCCCAATAATAGACTTGGACTTGCAAAATGGATGACCGATAAAAAGAATCCTTTGGTCAGCAGGACAATGGTAAATAGGGTATGGGAGCAAATTTTTGGACTTGGGCTGGTAGAAACCTTAGAAGACATGGGTACACAAGGTGCCAAGCCTACTCACAAAGAATTACTAGATTTTCTGAGTTATGAATTCATGACAAAAGACAAGTGGAGCATGAAAGCACTTATTAAAAAAGTGGTAATGAGTCAAGCATACCGACAAAGTTCCAAAGTGAATCCAGAACAGTTGGAAATAGACCCCGCCAATGAGTTTCTGGCTAGAGGGCCTCGTGTAAGGTTGTCTGGTGAGCAGATTAGGGATCAAGCCTTGGCATCTTGTGGAGCATTAAGTACCACCATGTATGGTAAACCTGTGATGCCATTTCAGCCTGAAGGTATCTGGAACTCACCTTATGATGGTAAAAAGTGGGTGATTGACTCAACAGAAAACCAATATCGAAGAGCGGTATACATTTATTGGAAACGAACGAGTCCTTATCCATCCATGATCACGTTTGATGGAGCAGGTAGGGAAATTTGTTCTTCGCGAAGGATAAGGACCAATACGCCTTTGCAAGCTTTGGCAACACTCAATGACTCGGTTTATGTAGACCTATCTAGAATTATGGCTCGTAAAACTTTACTTGCCAATAAAAATGAAGTAAAAAGTGCCATTGCGGATGCTTATCAACGTGTTTTGTTTAGACCAATTTCAAAAGAGAAACTAGAAATCTTATATGGCTTATACGTTGATCTCGAAAAAGATTTTAGGCAGAAACCTAAATCGGCAAAAGCATTGGTGATAGAGAATATAGATGGTTTAGAAATATCAAGTTATGCAGCAATGACCTTGGTTGCCAATTCCATATTTAATTTAGACGAAGTAATTACGAAAACATAA
- a CDS encoding Sugar phosphate isomerase/epimerase, producing the protein MNRRNFVKNSLATAPLAFSKGLMENKPSHKVDVPVLVLATNWGFSWTVDEFCAKAKAEGYDGIEMWWQTDPVKQKAVFDALQKHEMQIGFLCGGNGPDFEKHQSAFQNAIKQASTNQTQKPLYINCHSGKDYFEFEQNSKLIEFTIDQTAKTGISVLHETHRSRMCFAAHVTRKFLDKYPKMGLTLDISHWTNVHESLLEDQEENVAKALERVGHIHARVGHQEGPQVNDPRAPEWEKTVARHFEWWDKALENQIKNGANRVTFLTEFGPPNYLPTLPFSNMPVANLWDINVHMLKTIKARYQ; encoded by the coding sequence ATGAATAGAAGAAATTTTGTAAAAAATAGTCTGGCCACAGCCCCTTTGGCTTTTTCAAAAGGATTGATGGAAAATAAGCCTTCCCACAAAGTAGACGTACCAGTTTTGGTTTTAGCAACCAATTGGGGATTTAGTTGGACGGTGGATGAGTTTTGTGCCAAAGCAAAAGCTGAAGGTTACGATGGAATAGAAATGTGGTGGCAAACAGATCCCGTGAAACAAAAGGCTGTTTTCGATGCTTTGCAAAAACATGAAATGCAAATTGGTTTTCTGTGTGGAGGTAATGGGCCGGATTTCGAAAAACACCAATCGGCTTTTCAAAATGCTATTAAGCAAGCAAGCACCAATCAAACGCAAAAGCCACTATATATTAATTGTCACTCGGGGAAAGATTATTTTGAATTTGAACAAAACTCAAAACTCATAGAATTTACGATTGATCAAACGGCTAAAACTGGAATTAGTGTTTTGCATGAGACGCATAGGAGCAGAATGTGTTTTGCAGCACATGTTACTCGCAAGTTTTTAGACAAATACCCTAAAATGGGACTGACATTAGATATTTCTCACTGGACAAATGTTCATGAGTCACTCTTAGAAGATCAGGAAGAAAATGTAGCCAAAGCTTTGGAAAGAGTTGGGCATATTCATGCAAGAGTAGGGCATCAAGAAGGGCCACAAGTGAACGATCCTCGTGCTCCAGAATGGGAAAAGACGGTAGCAAGACACTTTGAATGGTGGGATAAAGCTTTAGAAAATCAAATAAAAAATGGAGCCAATCGAGTAACTTTTTTAACTGAGTTTGGCCCGCCTAACTACCTTCCTACTTTACCATTTAGTAACATGCCCGTTGCTAACCTTTGGGATATCAACGTTCATATGCTTAAAACAATAAAAGCTAGGTATCAATGA
- a CDS encoding Uncharacterized membrane protein → MIQEFIGHFHPLFVHLPIGILAIAVLLKWWFIKKPIEQSAEVMSFVLKIAFVSAVFSCITGYVLQLGGGYDEEMVSNHQWVGIALTVFTGVLAFKDFPQKVTIGILGIISILLAVTGHLGGSITHGEDYLSFKPAKKERAPITDINKAVIYSDIVQPILEEKCYTCHSSKKQKGELRLDTAEWITKGGENGTSFVAHDTENSILFQRLLLPEVEKEHMPPKGKPQPTENEIKLIEWWINEGGDYKMTVAETKDRSQVAGALKSLTAVSVAAISTIPFEKGREIDSKALEALKETGAVVLPVGESSNYLSVNYLGKKSIDVTALQAMLPLKDNIVWLKLNDTNVDDKSCELIAECENLTQLYLGGTAITNEGLKELASLDHLQVLNLTNTAINNEGLKPLSSLKDLRNIYLFGSKVDKNNWSELEALFPNASLDSGGYVVPTLATDTVMVVKGD, encoded by the coding sequence ATGATTCAAGAGTTTATTGGGCACTTTCACCCACTTTTTGTTCACCTCCCTATTGGGATACTTGCCATTGCAGTTTTGCTTAAATGGTGGTTTATCAAAAAACCTATAGAGCAGTCGGCCGAAGTAATGAGTTTTGTGTTGAAAATTGCCTTTGTCTCGGCTGTGTTTTCCTGCATAACTGGTTATGTTTTACAGCTGGGTGGAGGTTACGACGAAGAGATGGTATCTAATCACCAATGGGTAGGAATTGCTCTTACTGTTTTTACTGGGGTTTTGGCTTTTAAGGACTTTCCACAAAAAGTAACAATCGGTATTTTAGGGATAATTTCCATTTTGCTTGCTGTAACCGGGCATTTGGGAGGGAGTATCACTCACGGTGAAGATTATTTGAGTTTTAAACCAGCCAAAAAAGAACGTGCACCAATCACAGATATTAACAAAGCGGTAATCTACAGTGATATTGTTCAGCCTATTTTGGAAGAAAAGTGTTATACCTGCCATTCTTCTAAAAAACAAAAAGGAGAACTAAGGCTTGACACCGCCGAATGGATTACTAAAGGTGGCGAAAACGGAACATCTTTTGTCGCTCACGATACTGAAAATAGTATTTTGTTTCAAAGACTACTTCTTCCAGAAGTGGAAAAAGAACACATGCCTCCAAAAGGAAAACCACAACCGACAGAAAATGAAATCAAACTTATAGAATGGTGGATCAATGAAGGCGGGGACTATAAAATGACTGTAGCGGAGACCAAAGATAGAAGTCAAGTTGCTGGAGCCTTGAAATCATTAACTGCTGTAAGTGTTGCTGCAATTTCAACTATCCCATTCGAAAAAGGTCGGGAGATTGATTCCAAAGCACTTGAAGCTCTGAAAGAAACAGGTGCCGTTGTCTTACCTGTAGGAGAGTCATCTAATTACCTTTCGGTAAATTATTTAGGTAAGAAATCAATTGATGTTACTGCTTTGCAAGCAATGCTTCCTTTGAAGGATAATATCGTTTGGTTGAAATTGAACGACACTAATGTTGATGATAAAAGCTGTGAGTTGATTGCGGAATGTGAAAACCTAACCCAACTTTACTTGGGTGGTACAGCAATTACAAATGAAGGTCTTAAAGAATTAGCCAGCTTGGATCATCTACAAGTCCTTAACCTTACTAATACTGCCATTAATAATGAAGGCTTGAAGCCTTTGAGTAGTTTAAAAGATCTGCGAAATATTTATCTATTTGGTTCTAAGGTTGATAAAAATAATTGGTCCGAACTAGAAGCCTTATTTCCAAATGCATCACTTGATTCTGGAGGTTATGTAGTACCTACTTTAGCTACAGATACGGTTATGGTCGTGAAGGGAGATTAA
- a CDS encoding Starch-binding associating with outer membrane: MTFKIKNLIRTASLFSLAALSISCSEDFLTEVPYGEVSPSEITKAENVERAIVSAYSVLNGQIDGASNAYNSPASNWSFGDVVSDDSYKGGGGTGDQNNIHQMEIFNTTATTFDVKRKWMALYEGVKRSNEALKLLNNSVNFDATLKAQRTAELHFLRGHYYFELKKTYNQIPYIDETAETAEDYAKSNVEFTSEELWDKIEKDFELAISGLPDTQQEVGRPTKAAAKAYLAKTALFQNDWQKVYDLTSEVMGGNYALLPDFQSVFLPENDNSEEVIFAIQYSVLDGQPSNYNGSIGDRLTAPGGPFYSQYGFHRPSQNLVNAYKVSEAGLPAESNVNLTAEDKVDPRLDITVARPGVPYKDLGVNYEENWARDLSTYGEFSPKKRIVSAKSPFHTLVWPYVNAMNYYVIRYAEVILWRAEAAVELGKLEEARALVNQIRERAKNSTYVKTLDGSADAGQYAISTYETAWTNVEAARAAVRTETRLELAMEGHRFFNLVRWGVADKVINDYLAVEKTRRTHLTNANFVQGKNEYFPIPQEYLDNTKDKEVVQNANY; the protein is encoded by the coding sequence ATGACTTTTAAGATAAAGAATTTAATAAGAACGGCTAGCCTTTTTTCTTTGGCAGCCCTAAGTATTTCGTGTAGCGAAGACTTCTTAACGGAGGTGCCTTACGGAGAAGTTTCTCCGTCTGAAATAACTAAAGCAGAGAATGTAGAGCGAGCAATAGTTTCTGCTTACAGTGTACTAAATGGTCAAATAGACGGAGCAAGTAATGCTTATAACTCACCCGCTTCAAACTGGAGTTTTGGTGATGTGGTCTCTGACGATAGCTATAAAGGTGGTGGAGGTACTGGTGATCAAAACAACATTCACCAGATGGAAATTTTTAATACTACGGCTACTACGTTTGACGTAAAGCGTAAATGGATGGCTTTGTATGAAGGTGTAAAGCGAAGTAATGAAGCTCTGAAATTGCTTAATAATTCAGTAAACTTTGATGCTACATTAAAGGCCCAACGTACTGCCGAGTTGCACTTTCTTCGTGGTCACTATTATTTCGAATTGAAGAAGACATATAACCAAATTCCTTACATAGACGAGACTGCTGAAACGGCAGAAGACTATGCAAAGTCTAACGTGGAATTTACTTCAGAAGAGCTTTGGGATAAAATTGAAAAGGACTTTGAGTTAGCTATCAGCGGATTGCCTGATACTCAACAGGAAGTAGGTAGACCTACTAAAGCTGCCGCAAAAGCTTATTTAGCTAAGACGGCATTGTTTCAAAATGATTGGCAAAAAGTATATGATTTGACCTCAGAAGTAATGGGAGGTAATTATGCTCTATTACCTGATTTTCAAAGCGTTTTTCTTCCAGAAAATGACAATAGCGAAGAGGTTATTTTTGCAATACAATACTCTGTTTTAGATGGCCAGCCGAGTAATTATAATGGAAGTATAGGTGACCGTTTAACTGCTCCAGGTGGACCTTTTTATTCGCAATACGGTTTTCACAGACCATCTCAGAATTTGGTAAATGCTTATAAAGTAAGTGAAGCAGGGCTTCCAGCGGAAAGCAATGTGAACTTAACGGCGGAAGATAAAGTAGACCCAAGATTAGACATCACGGTTGCTCGTCCAGGAGTTCCTTACAAAGACCTAGGCGTAAACTATGAAGAAAACTGGGCGAGAGATTTGTCTACTTACGGTGAGTTTTCTCCTAAGAAGAGAATTGTTTCTGCCAAATCGCCTTTCCATACTTTGGTTTGGCCTTATGTAAATGCCATGAATTACTACGTGATAAGATACGCGGAGGTAATTTTATGGAGAGCTGAAGCTGCTGTAGAATTAGGTAAATTAGAAGAAGCTAGAGCCTTGGTAAACCAGATTCGTGAGCGAGCGAAAAACTCTACTTATGTCAAAACCTTAGACGGCTCGGCCGATGCTGGTCAATATGCTATTTCTACGTATGAAACAGCATGGACTAATGTAGAAGCAGCAAGAGCAGCGGTAAGAACAGAAACTAGATTAGAGCTAGCCATGGAAGGTCATAGGTTCTTCAACTTGGTTCGTTGGGGCGTGGCAGATAAGGTTATCAATGATTACCTCGCGGTAGAAAAAACAAGAAGAACGCATTTAACAAATGCCAATTTCGTACAAGGGAAAAACGAATATTTCCCTATTCCGCAAGAGTATTTAGATAATACTAAAGACAAAGAAGTGGTTCAAAACGCCAATTACTAG
- a CDS encoding TonB-linked outer membrane protein, SusC/RagA family codes for MLKNYVVKLKFIIGFTVLSCLFLEQHAFAGEPFTYDVRALKGTVSDETGAPMPGVSVVIKGTSVGTISDGDGAFSLNVESQNAVLVFSFVGYLSQEVMVGNQSNIKVALLPDTQALEEFVVVGYGTESRRNITAAVASIDPDDIKALPKSNVVEMLDGRLPGVQVMSDNIPGGGASLRVRGFSTINDNDPLVIVDGIPVSNGMNSINPNDIATMQVLKDAASASVYGSRAANGVVIITTKTGGTKDAFKVSFDAYSGVQAPFNQPRMLNAQEYGDALWQATKNDGQVPASDIYGNDPNNPTIPAFLDAAQTIPSADVDWVKEIMQTAPIHSYNVTLLKGGERAQNSLSLGYFNQEGIIKNTGFERYSARFNSTYKLTNFLTIGENLGLSYRDQVSVNTNSALGSIIYNAYKFPSIVPVKNTNGDFAGNPINDIGNPLGSLDRGKGNNQKRIQALGSAFASINVDNFVFKSVIGLDFQNYNRRSFSPVYDEILASNNTNSLSTSNSFNYQSTFSNTLTYNNAFGKHNFDALLGQEAIKYYGESFSASRSTFAYEDDSFKYLSFGSENQLNSGSASSWALNSYFGRVNYNYDLKYLFSATVRRDGTSRLANNKYGTFPAFSAGWRLDREAFFDFGNTFTSFLLRGSWGQTGNQSISSYATVDSYTNNNANSDYALDGSQGSVYSGLTQSRVPNPNLKWETTNQLSIGVDLGFFNDKLNITADYFDKVTKDILVYNSVPLTYGGTNDGQWINDGKMRNHGIEIDLSYADQIDDLGYSVGFNLTGLKNELTELNNVTYLGIPSSTLHSVNFDQEVTRSTVGQPIGAFFGYQADGLFKNTGEVESHGIQPNAVPGDIRFKDVNNDGVLDDKDRTYIGTPHPSVLLGLNLNFDYKDFDLGLFFNASLGNDIYNLTKFNGEFFNQAAYNKDASVLDAWTESNVDATIPRLSLDDPNNNIRPSSYFIEDGSYLKLNNLQLGYTLPAAKIKGASLRIYTQMSNVFTITKYTGLNPQIGLQSYSSSNRNLDIGVDRGLYPPSRTIMLGCNLNF; via the coding sequence ATGCTTAAAAATTACGTGGTAAAACTGAAATTCATTATTGGATTCACAGTTTTGAGTTGTTTATTCTTAGAGCAACATGCTTTTGCGGGAGAGCCGTTTACTTATGATGTGCGAGCATTAAAAGGGACGGTTAGTGATGAGACAGGTGCACCCATGCCAGGTGTTTCTGTAGTGATAAAAGGAACATCTGTTGGTACTATTTCTGACGGAGACGGAGCCTTTTCTTTAAATGTGGAGAGCCAAAATGCAGTCTTGGTTTTTTCTTTTGTGGGTTACCTTAGCCAAGAAGTGATGGTAGGTAATCAGTCAAATATCAAAGTAGCTTTACTTCCAGATACGCAGGCTTTAGAGGAATTTGTGGTGGTAGGTTACGGTACAGAAAGCAGAAGAAACATTACTGCTGCTGTAGCTTCTATAGACCCAGACGATATTAAAGCTTTGCCAAAATCTAACGTGGTAGAAATGTTAGATGGTAGGCTTCCTGGTGTACAGGTGATGAGTGATAACATTCCTGGTGGTGGAGCTTCTTTAAGGGTAAGAGGTTTTAGTACCATTAATGATAACGATCCTTTGGTGATTGTGGATGGTATTCCTGTTTCTAATGGCATGAATAGCATTAATCCAAATGACATTGCTACTATGCAGGTCTTAAAAGATGCGGCTTCTGCTTCTGTTTATGGTTCTAGAGCAGCTAATGGTGTGGTAATTATTACTACCAAAACAGGTGGAACAAAAGATGCTTTCAAGGTGAGTTTTGATGCTTATTCTGGTGTGCAGGCTCCATTTAACCAGCCAAGAATGCTTAATGCTCAGGAGTATGGCGATGCATTATGGCAAGCCACTAAGAACGACGGTCAGGTTCCGGCAAGCGATATTTATGGTAACGACCCAAACAATCCTACCATACCTGCTTTCTTAGATGCTGCTCAAACTATTCCTAGTGCAGATGTGGACTGGGTAAAAGAAATAATGCAAACAGCACCTATTCATTCTTATAATGTTACTCTTTTAAAAGGTGGAGAAAGAGCTCAAAACTCTTTAAGTTTAGGTTACTTCAATCAAGAAGGTATCATTAAGAATACTGGTTTTGAGCGTTATTCAGCTAGGTTTAACTCTACCTATAAGTTGACTAACTTCTTAACTATCGGAGAGAATTTAGGACTTTCTTATAGAGACCAAGTTTCTGTAAACACGAACAGTGCTTTGGGTAGTATTATTTACAATGCTTACAAATTCCCATCTATAGTTCCTGTCAAAAATACAAACGGAGATTTTGCTGGTAATCCTATAAATGATATTGGAAATCCATTGGGTTCTTTAGATAGAGGAAAAGGAAATAATCAAAAAAGAATTCAGGCCTTAGGAAGTGCTTTTGCAAGCATCAATGTTGACAATTTTGTTTTCAAATCTGTTATTGGCCTTGACTTCCAGAATTATAACAGAAGAAGTTTTTCGCCAGTGTATGATGAGATTTTGGCAAGCAATAATACCAACTCTCTGAGCACTTCAAACAGCTTCAACTATCAGTCTACTTTTTCAAATACATTGACTTATAACAATGCTTTTGGAAAACACAATTTTGACGCCTTGCTAGGTCAAGAAGCCATCAAATATTACGGAGAGAGTTTTTCTGCTTCTAGAAGTACTTTCGCATACGAAGACGATAGCTTCAAGTATCTTTCTTTTGGTTCTGAAAATCAGTTGAACTCAGGTTCTGCAAGTAGCTGGGCATTGAACTCTTACTTCGGAAGAGTTAACTATAACTACGATTTGAAATACCTTTTTAGTGCTACAGTAAGAAGAGACGGTACTTCAAGATTGGCAAATAATAAATACGGTACGTTCCCGGCATTCTCTGCTGGTTGGAGATTAGATAGAGAAGCTTTCTTTGACTTTGGTAACACCTTCACTTCTTTCTTATTGAGAGGTAGCTGGGGCCAAACAGGAAATCAGAGCATCTCTTCTTATGCCACGGTGGATAGTTATACAAACAATAATGCTAACTCAGATTACGCTCTTGACGGTTCTCAGGGGTCTGTTTACTCAGGTTTGACGCAGTCTAGAGTTCCTAACCCTAATCTAAAATGGGAAACTACAAATCAACTTTCTATTGGAGTGGATTTAGGATTCTTTAATGACAAACTGAACATTACTGCCGACTATTTTGACAAGGTAACCAAAGACATTTTGGTGTATAACTCGGTGCCTTTGACCTATGGTGGAACTAATGATGGCCAGTGGATTAACGATGGTAAAATGAGAAACCATGGTATTGAAATTGACTTGAGCTATGCAGACCAAATCGACGATTTAGGCTATAGCGTTGGATTCAATTTAACAGGCTTGAAAAACGAATTGACAGAGCTTAATAATGTTACATATTTAGGGATTCCTAGCTCTACCCTTCACTCTGTAAACTTTGACCAAGAGGTTACTAGAAGTACCGTAGGCCAGCCAATAGGTGCATTCTTTGGCTACCAAGCAGATGGTCTTTTCAAAAATACTGGAGAAGTAGAAAGCCATGGCATTCAGCCAAATGCTGTTCCTGGAGATATTCGTTTCAAAGATGTGAACAATGACGGCGTTTTAGACGATAAGGACAGAACATACATTGGCACGCCACATCCATCTGTTTTATTAGGATTGAACTTAAACTTCGATTATAAAGACTTTGATTTAGGTCTTTTCTTCAATGCAAGTTTGGGCAACGATATCTATAATTTGACCAAGTTTAACGGAGAGTTTTTTAACCAAGCAGCTTATAACAAAGATGCGAGCGTTTTAGATGCATGGACAGAGAGCAATGTGGATGCTACTATTCCAAGACTTTCTTTGGATGACCCGAATAATAACATCAGACCTTCTTCTTATTTCATAGAAGATGGCTCTTACTTAAAGCTTAATAACCTTCAATTAGGATACACGCTTCCTGCAGCAAAAATAAAAGGTGCTAGCCTTAGAATTTACACGCAAATGAGCAATGTATTCACTATTACAAAGTACACTGGTCTTAATCCTCAGATTGGACTTCAGAGCTATTCTTCTAGTAATAGAAACTTGGATATCGGAGTGGATAGAGGACTTTATCCTCCATCAAGAACCATCATGCTAGGTTGTAATTTGAACTTCTAA
- a CDS encoding lysozyme → MFSNLTFAFVLIGSFFTSLWTSNYSHLFKKYSVHGIDVSHHQRYINWERVGEHEAFKVKFCFMKATEGASHKDTQFKNYWKSSKDVNLVRGAYHFYSHSSSPVAQANHYISMVNLEAGDLAPVLDFETESSSISIYQTRKNLLKWLTIVENHYKIKPIIYTNSHIFEKYLEGHFKDYKFWIADYNVSDIEHKTNNKQVKLWQYTERGRVSGIGTNVDINAFIGEEHEFEKLRIPFPGSTDSTYAYGEILEVLE, encoded by the coding sequence ATGTTTTCAAATTTGACCTTTGCTTTCGTATTGATCGGAAGCTTCTTTACTAGTTTATGGACTAGCAATTATTCACATCTTTTCAAAAAATATTCTGTTCATGGCATAGATGTTTCGCATCATCAACGATATATCAACTGGGAGAGAGTGGGGGAGCATGAAGCGTTTAAAGTTAAGTTCTGTTTCATGAAAGCAACCGAAGGGGCAAGTCATAAGGATACTCAATTCAAAAACTATTGGAAGAGTAGCAAGGATGTAAACTTGGTGAGAGGGGCGTATCATTTCTATAGCCACTCTAGTAGCCCTGTTGCACAAGCAAACCATTATATAAGTATGGTAAACTTAGAGGCTGGTGACTTGGCACCTGTACTGGATTTTGAAACTGAATCTTCCTCTATATCTATTTATCAAACTCGAAAGAACCTTTTGAAATGGTTAACGATTGTTGAAAACCATTATAAAATCAAGCCAATAATCTACACCAATTCACATATTTTTGAGAAATACCTAGAGGGGCATTTCAAGGATTATAAATTTTGGATTGCAGATTACAATGTCAGTGACATTGAACATAAAACAAACAATAAGCAGGTAAAGCTCTGGCAATATACCGAGCGTGGTCGTGTATCAGGAATTGGGACGAATGTGGATATCAATGCCTTTATTGGAGAAGAGCATGAATTTGAAAAATTAAGAATTCCCTTTCCAGGAAGTACCGACTCTACTTACGCATACGGCGAAATATTAGAAGTTTTGGAGTAA